In a genomic window of Sulfurimonas denitrificans DSM 1251:
- a CDS encoding nitrite/sulfite reductase encodes MSKETKAQRVERIKKDKDGLDVLQDIYRYAKTEEEIDPEDIDRFKWYGLYTQNRNLQDEDDSTLYFMLRVKLPEAKLNLKGLEAVADISRKYARATADFTTRQDIQFHFITIKDLPAIFARLKEVNLSTVFASGDVPRNVVTCPVNGIDKEQICDVNALAQDINRYFDKNAELSNLPRKYKVGVSGCSKHCISHEIQDLSFNAIKTETGEILFCVNVGGGLASNKRIASHIGYVTASQVLPIVKAVTQIYKEYGNRENRRKARLGHLLDLWGVEKFIEILHENIDFILQNRELQEYVPYEKREHFGVHESVEDGKSYVGCAIDGGRIGADGLYKLLEILQNNGATTIKATTTQNLVITDVPSSSVNALSKALKEIDIDVNPSPFKARTLSCTGKNFCKYAVSETKDLASRLVAHLQNRFPDFKEPLSFSVNGCSHSCAHPHVVDIGLLGCKVENNRKYVSGFELILGGHLEGDKSNFAKSTGIKFIPEDACQIVENIIESYLNSHYKNFHDYATGKIYG; translated from the coding sequence ATGTCAAAAGAGACAAAAGCACAGAGAGTAGAGCGTATAAAAAAAGATAAAGATGGCTTAGATGTACTTCAAGACATATATCGCTATGCAAAAACAGAAGAAGAAATTGATCCCGAAGATATAGACAGGTTTAAGTGGTATGGCTTATATACGCAAAACAGAAACTTACAAGATGAAGATGACTCTACTCTATATTTTATGTTAAGAGTCAAGCTCCCAGAGGCTAAACTTAATCTTAAAGGGCTTGAAGCAGTTGCAGATATTTCAAGAAAGTATGCAAGAGCAACGGCTGATTTTACAACAAGACAGGATATTCAATTTCATTTTATAACAATAAAAGATTTGCCTGCAATTTTTGCTCGTTTAAAAGAGGTAAACTTAAGTACGGTTTTTGCGTCTGGGGATGTTCCTAGAAATGTTGTTACTTGTCCTGTAAATGGAATTGATAAGGAGCAAATTTGTGATGTTAATGCCCTTGCACAGGATATTAATAGATATTTTGATAAAAATGCAGAGCTCTCAAATTTGCCTAGAAAATATAAGGTTGGAGTCAGCGGCTGTTCTAAGCACTGTATCTCTCATGAGATACAAGACCTAAGCTTTAATGCTATAAAAACAGAAACTGGTGAGATTCTCTTTTGTGTTAATGTAGGAGGTGGTTTGGCTTCAAACAAACGTATAGCTTCACATATAGGATATGTCACAGCATCGCAGGTTCTGCCAATTGTAAAAGCAGTAACTCAGATATATAAAGAGTATGGAAACAGAGAAAACAGAAGAAAAGCGAGGCTTGGACACCTTCTTGATTTATGGGGAGTTGAAAAATTTATAGAAATTTTGCATGAAAATATAGATTTTATTTTACAAAACAGAGAGCTTCAAGAGTATGTGCCGTATGAAAAAAGAGAGCATTTTGGAGTTCATGAGAGCGTAGAAGATGGTAAAAGTTATGTAGGATGCGCAATTGATGGCGGAAGAATCGGTGCGGATGGTTTGTATAAACTTTTAGAGATACTACAAAACAACGGCGCTACAACTATCAAGGCGACAACAACGCAAAACCTTGTGATTACTGATGTGCCTAGTAGTAGTGTTAATGCACTCTCAAAAGCACTCAAAGAGATAGATATAGATGTAAATCCATCTCCGTTTAAAGCAAGAACACTCTCATGTACGGGAAAAAACTTTTGTAAATACGCTGTCTCCGAGACAAAAGATTTGGCATCGAGACTGGTTGCTCATTTGCAAAACAGATTTCCTGATTTTAAAGAGCCTCTCTCTTTTAGTGTCAATGGATGTTCTCACTCATGTGCACATCCACATGTAGTAGATATTGGTCTGCTTGGATGTAAGGTAGAGAATAACCGTAAATATGTTTCAGGTTTTGAACTTATCTTAGGCGGTCATTTAGAGGGAGACAAAAGTAATTTCGCTAAGAGTACTGGTATAAAGTTTATACCAGAAGATGCTTGCCAAATTGTAGAAAATATAATAGAGAGTTACCTAAATAGTCATTATAAAAATTTTCATGACTATGCAACAGGAAAAATATATGGATAA
- a CDS encoding aminotransferase class V-fold PLP-dependent enzyme, with protein MDKDIFSPILRDKKNIRDEIKKGIIGVHKKYYFDYTASGLAYKTIELRVQEVLKTYANTHSKEASMAAKTDFYYTQARRHLKRLLKLESDFAILPCGCGATSAIKRFQEIVGIYIPPATRKRFNINNDKESTPLVITGPYEHHSNEVSYREALCDTVRIGLNNRGVIDLEQLEQILQTSTHSQIIGAFCIASNVTGIITPYEKISLLLRKYNAIVCFDAAASSPYMNIPSSLYDAMFLSPHKLIGGPGSCGILAIRKGLIDEDIAPTFAGGGTFKYVNRNTHQFIDEKEAREDAGTPGILQLIRATLAYQLRNEVGFIRIKKQKNILMKHLIDALMDIKGCTIYGNLEEENIGIISFNIDGVDPYLLCSYMSNLDGIQSRAGCSCAGPYGHDLLGLKDNSNFAKKPGWLRLSIHYAQEINDIDYLLGALKKSIIEIKKIKSD; from the coding sequence ATGGATAAAGATATATTTTCTCCAATTTTGAGGGATAAAAAAAACATTAGAGATGAGATAAAAAAAGGCATCATAGGTGTACATAAAAAATATTATTTCGATTATACAGCTTCTGGATTGGCATATAAAACAATTGAATTGCGTGTTCAAGAGGTATTAAAAACATATGCCAATACACACTCAAAAGAGGCTTCAATGGCGGCAAAGACAGACTTCTACTATACACAGGCACGCAGACATTTAAAAAGGTTACTGAAGCTTGAATCTGATTTTGCAATTTTGCCGTGTGGCTGTGGTGCGACATCTGCAATAAAGCGTTTTCAGGAGATTGTAGGCATATATATCCCTCCTGCTACTCGTAAACGATTTAATATTAATAATGATAAAGAGTCCACTCCTTTAGTAATTACAGGACCTTACGAGCACCACTCAAATGAGGTAAGCTATCGTGAAGCACTCTGCGATACAGTGCGTATTGGACTTAATAATAGAGGAGTGATTGATTTAGAACAGCTTGAGCAAATTTTACAAACAAGTACGCACTCTCAGATAATTGGGGCATTTTGTATAGCTTCTAATGTCACGGGAATCATAACTCCGTATGAAAAAATTTCTCTGCTTCTTCGCAAATATAATGCGATTGTCTGTTTTGATGCGGCTGCTTCATCTCCATATATGAATATACCGTCTTCTCTATATGACGCTATGTTTCTCTCCCCGCACAAACTCATAGGCGGTCCAGGTTCTTGTGGAATTTTAGCCATACGAAAAGGGCTGATTGATGAGGACATCGCTCCAACATTTGCAGGAGGAGGTACATTTAAATACGTTAATCGCAACACGCATCAGTTTATTGACGAAAAAGAGGCTCGTGAGGATGCAGGAACGCCTGGAATATTACAACTAATTAGAGCTACTTTGGCATATCAACTTCGTAATGAAGTAGGTTTTATAAGAATAAAAAAACAAAAAAATATACTGATGAAACATTTAATTGATGCTCTTATGGATATAAAAGGGTGTACAATTTACGGTAATTTAGAAGAAGAGAACATAGGTATAATCTCGTTTAATATCGATGGAGTTGACCCTTATCTGCTCTGTTCTTACATGTCAAATCTTGATGGCATCCAAAGTCGTGCAGGTTGTTCATGTGCAGGACCGTATGGACACGATCTCTTAGGACTAAAGGATAACTCAAATTTTGCAAAAAAACCAGGATGGCTTCGCCTGAGCATCCACTATGCACAGGAGATTAATGATATTGATTATCTCTTGGGAGCACTTAAAAAAAGTATTATAGAGATAAAAAAAATTAAGAGCGATTGA
- a CDS encoding class I SAM-dependent methyltransferase encodes MRIDLKNRTSKEILDYFEGLHVKEGAVVEAEFLDADIDTFGYKAFVDLAQLFFMKMLTPIKNETTTVLRFQKLHLESSFHKADKSSEKYGADSEFFKIDKTAQFSFLYHYQKALEFIDIKSKKRVLNLGVNRGDEFRVIKEMLSCEEFELTEFVGVDYSTSAIEYAKDDFLDDKNVKFICHDINRLCELDLGEFDLIISIGTLQSSNIEFNATFMSIYQNYLHKDGAIILGFPNCRWIDGEMIYGAKTPNYAFSEMSLVLKDIHFCKKYLQQKKYRVTIRGKDYLCLTARKVI; translated from the coding sequence ATGAGGATTGATTTAAAAAACAGAACCTCAAAAGAGATATTGGACTATTTTGAGGGGTTACATGTAAAAGAGGGAGCGGTTGTAGAGGCAGAGTTTTTGGACGCTGATATAGATACTTTTGGCTATAAAGCTTTTGTTGATTTAGCACAGCTCTTTTTTATGAAGATGCTTACACCGATAAAAAATGAGACAACTACTGTGTTGAGATTTCAAAAACTTCATCTTGAATCCTCTTTTCATAAAGCAGACAAAAGTAGCGAAAAATATGGAGCAGATAGCGAGTTTTTTAAGATAGATAAAACTGCACAGTTTAGCTTTTTATATCATTATCAAAAAGCGCTGGAATTTATAGATATCAAGAGTAAAAAGAGAGTTCTAAATCTTGGTGTAAATCGTGGTGATGAGTTTAGGGTTATAAAAGAGATGTTGAGCTGTGAGGAGTTTGAATTAACGGAGTTTGTCGGGGTTGACTACTCCACTTCTGCAATAGAGTATGCAAAGGATGATTTTTTAGATGATAAAAATGTAAAATTTATCTGCCATGATATAAATAGGCTCTGTGAACTTGATTTGGGAGAGTTTGACCTTATCATATCTATTGGAACTCTGCAGAGTTCAAACATAGAGTTTAACGCTACATTTATGAGTATCTACCAAAATTATCTCCACAAAGACGGAGCTATAATTTTGGGCTTTCCAAATTGCAGATGGATTGATGGTGAGATGATTTATGGTGCAAAAACTCCAAACTATGCCTTTAGTGAAATGAGTTTGGTTTTAAAAGATATACATTTTTGTAAAAAATATCTTCAACAAAAAAAGTATAGAGTAACTATTAGGGGCAAAGATTATCTCTGTTTAACAGCTAGGAAAGTTATTTAG
- a CDS encoding carbonic anhydrase, protein MVHNNMILGNELFQKSFFKAYEKEFLQLSQKGQTPKALYIGCSDSRVLPNLITQSAPGDLFVVRNVGNFVAPYKPDEDFHSTASAIEYAVTVLEVKSIIVCGHTKCGAIEAIHKKSCANNPELVHTKTWLTLGESAKAQAILALGLRADKETLYRLTEKLSVVSQLENLLTYPSVKKRVDNAEIAIHGWIYDIESGEIEYYDPEISQFVHLSSLKIEEEEEESSL, encoded by the coding sequence ATGGTTCACAACAATATGATTTTAGGTAATGAACTTTTTCAAAAGAGTTTTTTCAAAGCTTATGAAAAAGAGTTTTTACAGTTGTCTCAAAAAGGTCAAACACCAAAAGCCTTGTATATAGGCTGTTCCGATTCAAGAGTTTTACCAAATCTTATAACACAAAGCGCTCCAGGGGATCTTTTTGTTGTAAGAAATGTAGGTAATTTTGTTGCGCCATATAAACCAGATGAGGATTTTCACTCCACAGCTTCAGCTATAGAGTATGCGGTAACTGTTTTAGAGGTAAAGAGTATTATTGTTTGTGGACATACAAAATGTGGAGCGATAGAGGCAATTCATAAAAAAAGTTGTGCAAATAATCCTGAGTTAGTTCATACAAAAACATGGCTCACACTTGGAGAGAGCGCAAAAGCTCAGGCTATTTTAGCACTTGGATTAAGAGCAGACAAAGAGACGCTCTACCGCTTGACAGAGAAACTCTCAGTTGTATCACAGTTAGAGAATCTTCTTACATACCCATCTGTTAAAAAGAGAGTAGATAATGCAGAGATTGCAATTCATGGCTGGATATATGATATAGAGAGTGGTGAGATAGAGTACTACGACCCAGAAATCTCACAATTTGTACACCTAAGTTCTCTAAAAATTGAAGAAGAGGAGGAGGAGAGTAGTTTATAG
- the asnB gene encoding asparagine synthase (glutamine-hydrolyzing), with translation MCAIFGILGEHDEKKAKDALALLSHRGGDFCGITQGQNLFFAHHKLSITGTNSDSNQPFSYEKILLSFNGEIYNYKELRADLSCEFNFKTQSEAEVIAASYLKWGVNFVLHLRGMFAIALLDDEILYLFRDRLGKKPLFYLHVNAFIFASEIKALVPFLHSIEMDEDALLSYLSFLAPTPPFTFFKNIKKLAAGEYLIFKDSKVEIKRYFDLLDTTPSLITNRDEAVFLVQNALEEAINIRLATDVPMASLLSGGIDSAAINAYAKKASMDIQTYTLGYKEFAKYDERQNASLSASLLGVKNRAVEISQREFDESCDIVLDALDEPLNDPAAVPLYLLFGHIKKDGYKVVLSGEGSDELFLGYRQYFEFLDIEKLTNLKNKNWLSGYFHSNFSMNREWERYKRVFDGSLLFRTTGENFTDLQKNVSMKRNVRDNESLKYIQNYRETFLASSHSDESIWYSYIDLHLFQAEHYLTKLDRLSMAHSIESRTPFLDHKLASLVFSIDPKIRYMDGVTKSLLKSALKPMLDEKILSRRKKGFSNPFMEYLIESKKISLIKEVNEKTGIFKKEILDEHIKKAANGGFKQHIWGLYVLSVWLKKYLL, from the coding sequence ATGTGTGCTATTTTTGGGATATTAGGAGAGCATGATGAGAAAAAAGCAAAAGATGCTCTTGCTTTACTCTCTCACAGAGGAGGAGATTTTTGCGGGATTACTCAAGGGCAAAATCTCTTTTTTGCGCACCATAAACTTAGCATAACAGGCACTAACTCAGACTCAAATCAGCCATTTTCTTATGAGAAGATACTTCTCTCATTTAATGGAGAGATATACAACTACAAAGAGTTAAGAGCCGATTTGTCTTGTGAGTTTAATTTTAAAACACAAAGCGAGGCGGAAGTTATCGCTGCTTCTTACTTAAAATGGGGCGTTAATTTTGTATTGCATTTAAGAGGAATGTTTGCAATAGCTCTTTTAGATGATGAAATACTCTACCTTTTTCGTGATAGACTTGGTAAAAAACCGCTCTTTTATCTACATGTAAATGCTTTTATCTTTGCTTCTGAGATAAAAGCACTTGTACCATTTTTGCATAGTATTGAGATGGATGAGGATGCACTTCTTAGTTACCTCTCATTTTTAGCACCAACCCCGCCATTTACCTTTTTTAAAAATATCAAAAAATTAGCCGCTGGTGAGTATCTTATTTTTAAAGATTCAAAAGTTGAAATTAAGCGATATTTTGATTTGCTTGACACAACGCCATCTCTTATAACCAACAGGGATGAAGCAGTTTTTTTAGTCCAAAATGCACTAGAAGAAGCGATAAATATAAGATTAGCTACTGATGTTCCAATGGCATCACTGCTCTCTGGTGGAATTGACAGTGCAGCAATCAATGCTTATGCAAAAAAAGCTTCAATGGATATTCAAACCTACACCTTAGGATACAAAGAGTTTGCAAAATATGACGAGAGACAAAATGCCTCTTTGAGTGCTTCTCTTCTTGGGGTTAAAAATAGAGCTGTTGAAATTTCTCAAAGAGAGTTTGATGAGTCATGCGACATAGTCTTAGATGCCCTTGATGAGCCACTCAATGACCCTGCTGCGGTGCCGTTGTATCTGCTTTTTGGACATATAAAAAAAGATGGCTACAAAGTTGTCTTAAGCGGCGAGGGAAGCGATGAACTGTTTTTGGGATATAGACAATATTTTGAGTTTTTAGATATTGAGAAACTTACAAATCTAAAAAACAAAAACTGGTTAAGCGGCTATTTTCACTCAAATTTCTCAATGAACAGAGAGTGGGAGAGATACAAAAGAGTTTTTGATGGCTCACTTTTGTTTCGCACAACTGGAGAGAATTTTACAGATTTGCAAAAAAACGTATCAATGAAGAGAAACGTAAGAGATAACGAATCACTTAAATACATACAAAATTATAGAGAGACATTTCTCGCCTCATCACACTCTGATGAGAGTATATGGTACAGTTATATAGATTTACATCTTTTCCAAGCAGAACACTATCTCACTAAACTAGACCGCTTAAGTATGGCTCACTCAATAGAGTCACGCACCCCATTTTTAGATCATAAGCTAGCCTCTCTCGTCTTTAGCATAGACCCAAAAATCCGCTATATGGATGGCGTAACCAAATCTCTTTTAAAATCCGCTCTAAAACCCATGCTAGATGAAAAAATACTCTCACGCAGAAAAAAAGGCTTCTCAAATCCATTTATGGAGTATCTAATAGAGAGTAAAAAAATATCTCTTATTAAAGAAGTAAATGAGAAAACTGGGATTTTTAAAAAAGAGATTTTAGATGAACATATCAAAAAAGCCGCTAATGGCGGCTTTAAACAGCATATATGGGGACTTTATGTGCTAAGTGTTTGGTTAAAGAAGTATCTGCTATAA
- a CDS encoding class I SAM-dependent methyltransferase — MPKIDNKTFYSSAIEMYGITAKGVNWHSKESQNLRFEIILEMLPEVMSDFSVADAGCGFGDLYLYMQKKRRVPKEYIGIDTLVDMYSIASERTGCEIVVADICKDSLPSADFYICSGAMNVLNDFETHLFMQNCFRTCRVGFLFNVLYGDKRSETYNYLTKTKIDKIAADLGVAEVIFRDDYLQDDVTVMFKKSL; from the coding sequence ATGCCTAAAATTGACAATAAAACATTCTACTCAAGCGCGATTGAGATGTATGGCATAACTGCAAAAGGGGTAAACTGGCACTCAAAAGAGTCACAAAATCTACGATTTGAGATTATCTTAGAGATGCTTCCAGAAGTTATGAGTGACTTTAGCGTTGCTGATGCTGGATGTGGATTTGGCGATTTATATCTCTACATGCAAAAAAAAAGAAGAGTTCCAAAAGAGTATATTGGTATAGATACTTTAGTTGACATGTACTCAATTGCAAGTGAGAGGACGGGGTGCGAGATAGTAGTCGCTGACATCTGCAAAGATTCTCTTCCCTCAGCTGATTTTTATATCTGTAGTGGCGCTATGAATGTTTTAAATGATTTTGAAACACATCTATTTATGCAAAACTGCTTTCGTACATGTAGAGTTGGTTTTTTATTTAATGTACTTTATGGAGATAAGCGCAGTGAGACTTACAACTACCTCACAAAAACAAAGATAGATAAAATCGCTGCTGATTTGGGCGTAGCAGAGGTTATATTTAGAGATGATTATTTGCAAGATGACGTAACTGTTATGTTTAAAAAGAGTCTTTGA
- a CDS encoding NAD(P)-binding domain-containing protein yields MSHMYNLAIIGAGPSGIATAVESYLLGVRDIIILEKDQNHNSTIRKYYKDNKRVDKDWKGQKVELEGKIYFVDGTKESTLDFFDEILNNHSVELRTHTEVQNIKKRDGYFEIFIAGESINAKYVVVTIGRMGKPNKPDYKIPQGVKDKVAFTLDNCGIGEKILVVGGGDSAIEYAIDLSAKNEVAICYRRETFRRANPTNQRDIANAIMHKEVEPILGVDINSLEDENGRVKVIFSEREADIYDRVIYAIGGTTPSAFLASSGIKEEDGKPSHDENYETNIEGLFVAGDITQESGGSIALGLNHGYAIAKHIQEKKL; encoded by the coding sequence ATGAGTCACATGTATAATCTTGCAATTATTGGTGCAGGACCATCGGGAATTGCAACTGCGGTTGAGAGCTATCTGCTTGGGGTTAGAGATATTATAATTTTAGAAAAAGATCAAAACCACAACTCAACTATACGAAAATATTATAAAGATAACAAAAGAGTTGATAAAGATTGGAAGGGTCAAAAGGTAGAGCTTGAGGGCAAAATCTATTTCGTCGATGGAACAAAAGAGAGTACTTTAGATTTTTTTGATGAGATTTTAAATAACCACTCAGTGGAGTTGAGAACACATACAGAGGTTCAAAACATCAAAAAAAGAGATGGATATTTTGAGATATTTATCGCAGGAGAGAGCATAAATGCAAAATATGTGGTGGTAACCATTGGAAGAATGGGTAAGCCAAATAAACCAGACTACAAGATACCACAGGGAGTTAAGGATAAGGTTGCCTTTACACTTGATAATTGTGGGATTGGTGAGAAAATTTTAGTCGTTGGCGGAGGCGATAGCGCCATAGAGTATGCGATTGATTTAAGCGCTAAAAATGAGGTTGCAATTTGTTACAGAAGAGAGACGTTTAGACGAGCAAATCCAACAAACCAAAGAGATATAGCAAACGCAATTATGCACAAAGAGGTAGAACCGATTTTGGGAGTAGATATAAATTCTCTTGAAGATGAAAACGGCAGAGTAAAAGTTATCTTTAGCGAGAGAGAAGCTGATATTTATGATAGAGTAATTTATGCAATTGGTGGAACGACACCTAGTGCATTTTTGGCAAGTTCGGGCATAAAAGAGGAGGATGGCAAACCTAGCCATGATGAAAATTATGAGACAAATATAGAGGGGCTATTTGTAGCTGGAGATATAACGCAAGAGTCAGGCGGAAGTATAGCTCTTGGGTTAAATCATGGTTATGCTATAGCTAAACATATTCAAGAAAAAAAACTCTAA